The DNA window GCAGCTCCTTTGGAGGAGATGTTCGCTGGAAGCCTTTTGATGGTTCGCAGAAGCGCGCCACATCCATTATAGCGGGGTATCAACTACCGGAACCGGCAGCCGTGGAGGGAGGGCTGAACTTTGCCCTGCCTGATGGACGGCATACCGGGTATATCAGAAACGTGATATTTCAGGATGTACATATTACCGACAAGGGCGGCAATCCCTTATCCGACACCAGTCAGCGACCACCGGAGCTGGGTGTTGGCCAATACAATGTCGGTAATCTGAAAGTGCAGCCGGCTTACGGGCTATGGGCCCGTCATGTGGAAGGACTTAGCATTCAGGAAAGTTCCTTCCGCTACGAAAAACGAGACAGCCGTTTTGTATTATATTTCGATGATGTAAAAAGTGCCGGCATTTCCAATATCAAAGTGGTAAAAGCTGCGGATGCTTTATCAATCATCGGACAAAACAGGTCTTTCGGCATTCAGCTGAAAAACATTGTCTGTTATCAGGACGAATGGGGCAAATCGCCGGCAATGGGGGCAGTAAGCAGCCGGTAGTAAACATAGGCGCAGATAAGGGCCGCTGCCGGAAATACGTACAAGCTGTATCCATAAAGGGTTACAAAGGCCATCGCCACACTAAGGGCCATGCTCAGCAGATTAAATCCCAGTGGTGTATTGGTCCGCAGGGTTTTGAAATTAATAGCCTGTGTAACTTCCTCCGGTTTGTCGTTGGACGCATGAAACCCCAGTATCGTCATCCATCCCAGCGTAATGAAATAAAAGATGATCATGTCCCGGAACTGAACAAGGCTTGTCGATAATGTCAGAAACAAAGGAACAGATACGATTAAATCAATACAGATCGGAATAATCAGCAGCGACAGATATATCCTGAACATCAACCGGGAATTTCTGGTCATCAGCAAATGTTGATAAGTACGATAAATATGTCCCCAGACATTGTTATGCACATACGTGAAGACCATCAGACTACTGAACAACATATAGACAATGTAACCATTGCCCGGCCTAAGTTCTTTATGTTTATGCTGTTTGGTCATCGCTATCACCAGAATCGATGTCTTAAATACCAGTCCCGCGATCAACGGAATGATGATGGGTCTGGTTTTGCAGTAAATCCTGATCACATAGCTGTAAACACTGGCTGTGCCGGAAGTTTTGTATAGTTTACTTCCTGTGTCAGCGGGTTCTTCTTTTACCTTGTTTTGCCAGGCAATCCATATCACTAAAGACAATGGCAATAAAAGGGGGGATAACGGAAAGGTATACACGATAAGTATACCAGCTAGTATAAAGATGATAAAAGCAATGCCAATATGTTTACGGGTGTAGAAGGCCGTTTGTAGCAAGAGGCAGAAAACACCCGATGCAGCCAGTACTCCGATAGTGTTGAGTGCATTTAATAAGGTGAATTGCTGGTTTATCACCGGGATGAGCAACAGGCAGAAGGTTATCAGTACATAAAACGGTGATACAAGGTGGTAGCCGGCTGCTATACAGGCCCGCTGCGTAAAACTCACCGGATCAGCAGGGCGGAATAAGTTTACCTTGGGCTGGTAGACAGGAAAAAAAAGATAACCAGGAGCGAATGCAAATATCACCAGGGTAAACCAGGTCAGTTTGGTCTGATTGAAATTCGCAAGCATCAGGCTGATGATAACAGTGTTTAATCCGGCCGCCAGTAGTATCACCAGGCGTACAACGAGGGTTGTGGCTTTGTCGCATTCACGGATAAAGTTGCCCCAATGGGCTTTCAGCAGATAAAGTAACAGTCTCATATGGAGTTCAGGTTAACCAGTTGAGCGAAGCGGTGTTGATACCGGCTGGATTGATCAGTTCAAGCAGTTGTTTGTCGAGGTCTTTGGCACCGCCATTGGTAAAGCTTTCCTTATCACCATCAAACGCTACTTTTTTGTCGTGCAGCACACAGAGACGGGTAGCAATTTTATCCACATACAACAGATCATGAGAGGAGATGAGTACCAGTTTGCCGGGAGCGGCCGCAAATTCTTGCAGGAAGCCAGCCAGCTTGTGACAGGTCACGGGGTCGAGGTTGGCAAAGGGTTCATCGAGCAACAAAATGTCAGGTTTGTGGAGAAGGGCTGCCATGATGTTGAGCTTCATGCGCATGCCGGAAGAATAACCCTTGATAAGTTGATGGATGTCGGTAGTGTTTTCAAAGAAGAAAAGGGACAGGCTGTTGATGCGTTCCTTAATATCGGCGGGAGCCATTTTGTAGAGCAGCCCGCTGAATTCCAGGTACTGGTAGCCGGTGAGCTGCTCTATCAGATAGTCGAACTGACTGACGAGGCCGATTTTTTCCTTGATAAGAATTTTGTTGTTGTCAAATACCTGGCCTTTAATCAATACTTCGCCTTTGTCCTGGGATATAAGGCGGGCAATGATGTTGATAAGGGTGCTTTTACCGGCACCGTTTTTGCCTAGCAGACAACAGATGTCATGGGGTTGAACTGTGAGATGGATGTCGTCCAGTACCAGTTTACGCTGGAAACTTTTCGAGATACCTTTTAATGTGATCATAGGCAGCTTATTTAGCCCCGCCTGCTCTTGTTGCTTTATCGATAGAGAAGACGAGATTTTTTTCGTTGATATCTTTCAGGGGAACTTCCTGGTCGTTATCAAGGCCGCGGGTGAAGTACACGTTTGTCTTCAGGGTTTGTCCTTTGTCAAGCCCTTCTTCAAACAGCGCTACACCATAGAGTTCCTTATCTTCTGAGGAAACAGCGGCGATACGCAGGATAGCAATATTGTAGAGACCGTTGTTTTTTACAGTAACAACGCCATTATGGTAGGTATAACTGAGCCCTTTGATCGTAGCAAGATAATATTGGTTCTGATTGGTTGGGGCCTTATAAGTCTGGCATCTGGCTGCAAGCGGGGAGGCCGCCAGCAGCAGGGCATAAAACAATCCTTTCTTCATGAATTAAGTTAAAAATATATTACAAAAATACATTTTATTTTTATACGACGATTTGTGTTTAATTTCGTAAAAAATAAGGATGTGATGTTTTCAGTGGAGAATGTTTTCTCAGCAAACCGATATCCCAATGACCTATTCTAGATTATTCCATCCTGTGCTTCTGGTACAGGAAATTATACATACGGGGACTGCTCAACTGGAAGGAGAAGAGAAGAAACGAGTCAGCATCATCAATACACTTAGTCTGGCTTCCATCGTATTATGTCTGATTTTTGGCACTGCGATTTATTATCTTACCGGCAACATCCGGATATTACTCCCCGCCTACGCTGAAGCCCTGTTGTTTGTGGTGGTGCTATTGTTTAACCACTTCCGGCTGCATAATACAGCAGCTATCCTCACCGCCTTGCTTCATAATACTTCCATCGTTTATTTCAGCATACTGATGGGGATGGTGGCGGAAGTTCATTTGCTGTTCTTTTTCCTCGTAGGCGCCGCTCTGACTGTTTTTCAGGGCAAACCACTGCTGATATCCGTCAGTATTGCCATCTCTGTAATATGTCTGGTACTCTGTGAACTCAATTATTATTACAACGTTATACCGCCGCTGGACCTGTCTCTTTCCGATCAGTTCCTGATCCGCTGGGTATCTATTCCTGCCATCCTGGTGCTGGACGTGATCACTATCTACATCTATGTGCGCGGGCTGCGGCGAAAAAATGTTTTATTGCAAAGGAAAGCGGCAGCCCTGGAAAAAGCAGACAAAGACAGCCGTCGTCAGGCGATGGAAACCTCTCATGAGATGAGGAATCCTTTTAACGCAGTATACGGTATCACGCAGGACCTGCTGATGAAGGTGCAGCAGAGTGATAAATATCCCGAATTAAAATCCTCTGTGGAGCATCTATATTCCGCCTCCCATAATGTGTTGCAGATTCTCAACAATAATCTTGAACATCACCGGTTAGAGGAAGGCGTTACTCCTCAACTCGAAACCAGTACTTTTAATTTGCGGGAATGGGCTGCGGAAACCACGAATATTTATCAGTATATCGCTAATGTGCGGGATGTGCAGATTGCGCTGGAGATTGAGCAGGGGATGCCCGCATTGATTGAAGGAGATAAAATTAAATTGACGCAGGTACTCAATAACCTGTTGTTTAACGCGATTAAGTTTACACATGCGGGCAGTACGGTAACCGTGCAGATCAACCAGGCGTTGCCTAACTGGCAGCTGCATGTAAAAGACAGTGGGGCCGGTATCCCGGAAGAAAGGCTCTCTACTATTTTTTCGCCGTATGTGTCTGAGCAGCATGCTTTTGGTGGCACCGGGCTGGGACTGCCTATTGTACAGCGTTTTGCGGAACTGATGGGAGGCACGGTGTCTGTAGCCAGCAAGGAAGGGGAAGGGTCTGTATTTACCTTGACATTACCGCTGGTGGCCGCAGAAGAAAAGGTGGCGGAGGCGTCTGTATCGAAACAGCTCACCATCCGTTCTTTCAAAGGGGTGAAAGCGCTGGTGATAGATGATAATGAAATGAGCAACATGATATTGTCCCGGTTTCTGGAACGAATGGAGTGTGAAGTAGTGTCGGCGCTGAGCGGGGAGGAAGGCGTGAAACTGGCGGACAGTATGCATCCGGACATTATTTTTCTTGACTCCCATATGCCGGACATGGATGGAAAGGATACGCTGGCTGTTCTGCAAAGTATGCCGGTGGTCCGCAATGCCATTGTTATCGCGGTTTCCGGCGATGCCGCCGAAACTTCCATTGGTGATTTACTGAAAGCAGGTGCCAATGGTTTCATGACCAAACCCATTGACCTGAAAGCCCTGAACGACCTCATGATAAAATACGAATCACGAATTGCGAACAAAAATGCGAAGTGAGAATTCGCAGCTTCGCCCGCAATTCGTTATTCATGATTTACTGTTTGTTATACCAACATGCCATAACGGCTGGTATCCCTGGTACTCCAGGAGATATTTCCCTCCATCATATGTTCCAGCATCAGTATATAACGGTCCAGCAGCGCGGCATCATGCCGGGAGCTGAGTGATAGCAGCATTTCCGCTGTTTGCAGAAACTGTTTCACTTCGTTGTCGTGAATGGCAGCGGCTTCGTGGACAGCGTTTTCCAGTGCCAGCTGTTTTTTGTTTTTGATCATCATCACGAGGTTGAGTTCGTCGCCCTGCTCCAGTTCCTTTGTATAGGAGAAGAGGTCGTTGGCCCAGCAGATGGTGCGGCTGCAGAGCAGGCCCAGTTCTTTGATGAGGGGATCGTGGTACCAGGCGGATGGCAGGTGTACGTTTTCCATAATTTCTGCCAGGTCGAGGAAGAAGTTGGCTCCGCCGATGCCCGGACGGTGCAGCATATAATCTTCCAGGGAGATGCCGCCGGTGGCCGTGACATTTTGCATACGCCAGCTGTTGGACATAAAAGCGGCC is part of the Chitinophaga flava genome and encodes:
- a CDS encoding ATP-binding response regulator: MTYSRLFHPVLLVQEIIHTGTAQLEGEEKKRVSIINTLSLASIVLCLIFGTAIYYLTGNIRILLPAYAEALLFVVVLLFNHFRLHNTAAILTALLHNTSIVYFSILMGMVAEVHLLFFFLVGAALTVFQGKPLLISVSIAISVICLVLCELNYYYNVIPPLDLSLSDQFLIRWVSIPAILVLDVITIYIYVRGLRRKNVLLQRKAAALEKADKDSRRQAMETSHEMRNPFNAVYGITQDLLMKVQQSDKYPELKSSVEHLYSASHNVLQILNNNLEHHRLEEGVTPQLETSTFNLREWAAETTNIYQYIANVRDVQIALEIEQGMPALIEGDKIKLTQVLNNLLFNAIKFTHAGSTVTVQINQALPNWQLHVKDSGAGIPEERLSTIFSPYVSEQHAFGGTGLGLPIVQRFAELMGGTVSVASKEGEGSVFTLTLPLVAAEEKVAEASVSKQLTIRSFKGVKALVIDDNEMSNMILSRFLERMECEVVSALSGEEGVKLADSMHPDIIFLDSHMPDMDGKDTLAVLQSMPVVRNAIVIAVSGDAAETSIGDLLKAGANGFMTKPIDLKALNDLMIKYESRIANKNAK
- a CDS encoding ABC transporter ATP-binding protein codes for the protein MITLKGISKSFQRKLVLDDIHLTVQPHDICCLLGKNGAGKSTLINIIARLISQDKGEVLIKGQVFDNNKILIKEKIGLVSQFDYLIEQLTGYQYLEFSGLLYKMAPADIKERINSLSLFFFENTTDIHQLIKGYSSGMRMKLNIMAALLHKPDILLLDEPFANLDPVTCHKLAGFLQEFAAAPGKLVLISSHDLLYVDKIATRLCVLHDKKVAFDGDKESFTNGGAKDLDKQLLELINPAGINTASLNWLT
- a CDS encoding terpene synthase family protein — translated: METTTLPGLYCPFPGKLNPLVTKADRHTVAWVRKFGLDNGSGQWHLYQEQKFTWMVARMFPNADLFRLCIAADFNTLLFLWDDEIDRITLNDPGTSFATLAASMIGILKGKYVATPHQDPPLLLAMQDIWLRMQQIGPVTWQERFTTSLQAAFMSNSWRMQNVTATGGISLEDYMLHRPGIGGANFFLDLAEIMENVHLPSAWYHDPLIKELGLLCSRTICWANDLFSYTKELEQGDELNLVMMIKNKKQLALENAVHEAAAIHDNEVKQFLQTAEMLLSLSSRHDAALLDRYILMLEHMMEGNISWSTRDTSRYGMLV